A region from the Rosa rugosa chromosome 6, drRosRugo1.1, whole genome shotgun sequence genome encodes:
- the LOC133714203 gene encoding mavicyanin-like, with the protein MAQYSNAFVLVIAFMVVFPIMVLGGTAYHVGRAADWNDHLFDYQGWAWSINFQVGDSLVFSYHADVHSIVVAANRVLYDGCSSTPNLGVYQSGYEELVLPVAGTYYFFCGNQCNQGMKFVVTV; encoded by the exons atggCCCAATACAGTAATGCTTTCGTGCTTGTGATTGCCTTTATGGTAGTTTTTCCGATCATGGTGTTGGGAGGAACAGCTTATCATGTCGGACGTGCTGCTGACTGGAACGATCATCTGTTCGATTACCAGGGTTGGGCTTGGAGCATAAATTTCCAAGTCGGAGATTCTCTAG TTTTCAGTTACCATGCAGATGTACACTCTATCGTTGTAGCAGCTAATCGTGTACTGTATGATGGATGTTCTTCAACTCCAAACTTGGGAGTGTATCAGAGCGGATATGAAGAATTAGTCTTGCCGGTTGCTGGGACCTATTATTTCTTCTGCGGAAATCAATGCAACCAAGGAATGAAATTTGTTGTCACTGTGTGA
- the LOC133714202 gene encoding stellacyanin-like, with the protein MARYSTASLGLVIAFFVFPSMVLSAQYWVGGGDGWGSWEEDYMKWAAGETFHVGDVLIFSYDAKIHNLVVAANSDLYEQCNYTPNLGVYQSGIDSLTLPVAGTYYFFCSYHCHPFAMKFYINVT; encoded by the exons ATGGCACGATACAGCACAGCGAGTCTTGGTTTAGTAATTGCCTTTTTCGTTTTTCCAAGCATGGTGTTGAGTGCACAATATTGGGTCGGAGGCGGTGATGGCTGGGGATCTTGGGAAGAAGATTACATGAAGTGGGCTGCTGGCGAAACTTTCCATGTCGGAGATGTTCTCA TCTTCAGCTATGATGCAAAAATACACAATCTTGTTGTAGCAGCTAATAGTGACCTATATGAGCAATGTAATTACACTCCAAACTTGGGAGTGTATCAGAGCGGCATCGACTCTTTAACTTTGCCGGTTGCTGGGACGTATTATTTCTTCTGTTCATATCATTGCCACCCATTCGCAATGAAATTTTACATTAATGTAACCTAG
- the LOC133713707 gene encoding mavicyanin-like, protein MARFNTASLSLVIVFFVFPSMVLSAQYWVGDDDIGWGTFGEDYMRWAASKNFHVGDVLIFSYDAKIHNLVVAANSDLYEQCNYTPNLGVYQSGIDSLTLPVAGTYYFFCSYHCHPFAVKFYINVT, encoded by the exons ATGGCACGATTCAATACAGCGAGTCTTAGTTTGGTGATTGTGTTTTTCGTTTTTCCGAGCATGGTGTTGAGTGCACAATATTGGGTCGGAGACGATGATATTGGCTGGGGAACTTTTGGAGAAGATTACATGAGGTGGGCTGCTAGCAAAAATTTCCATGTCGGAGATGTTCTCA TCTTCAGCTATGACGCAAAAATACACAATCTTGTTGTAGCAGCTAATAGTGACCTATATGAGCAATGTAATTACACTCCAAACTTGGGAGTGTATCAGAGCGGCATCGACTCTTTAACTTTGCCGGTTGCTGGGACGTATTATTTCTTCTGTTCATATCATTGCCACCCATTCGCAGTGAAATTTTACATTAATGTAACCTAG